A window from Desulfobulbaceae bacterium encodes these proteins:
- a CDS encoding HAMP domain-containing histidine kinase, translating to MDETMENRLRESQLFCIGKLLASYTHELKNHLAIINESSGLMGDLLEMTMDEEDKTCQRFKKIIGTIGERIAQANTMAKYLNSFGHRMDVPLSNFNVNDLLTEELALIDRGAGTKKVEIKRDLEAQLPSVLNNASLLQFVVFILVQELIEKFADGGVIEIRSHEQDQKIQVRMTAMGQMGRTTGDAGFGQIDEVLQFVVAKMAVGFIRKPPEAETIEIILTIPLVPFLG from the coding sequence ATGGATGAGACTATGGAAAATCGCCTACGGGAAAGCCAACTGTTCTGTATTGGGAAATTGCTGGCAAGTTATACCCACGAACTTAAAAATCACTTAGCCATTATTAATGAGTCGAGTGGCTTGATGGGTGATTTGCTTGAGATGACCATGGATGAGGAGGATAAGACCTGCCAGAGGTTTAAGAAAATTATCGGCACAATCGGCGAACGGATAGCCCAGGCCAATACGATGGCCAAGTATTTGAACAGTTTTGGTCATCGCATGGATGTGCCATTGTCAAATTTTAATGTGAACGATCTCTTAACTGAAGAACTTGCCCTTATTGATCGGGGTGCCGGGACTAAAAAGGTGGAGATAAAAAGAGATCTTGAGGCTCAATTGCCATCAGTGTTAAACAATGCTTCTCTGTTGCAATTTGTTGTGTTTATCCTTGTTCAGGAGCTTATTGAGAAGTTCGCCGATGGCGGGGTTATTGAGATTAGGTCTCATGAGCAAGACCAAAAGATTCAAGTGCGGATGACGGCCATGGGTCAAATGGGGCGGACGACAGGGGATGCTGGTTTTGGACAGATTGACGAGGTGCTGCAATTTGTTGTTGCCAAAATGGCAGTTGGTTTTATTCGTAAGCCTCCAGAGGCGGAGACGATCGAGATTATTTTGACCATTCCATTGGTTCCTTTTTTGGGCTAA
- a CDS encoding two-component sensor histidine kinase yields MSVFVHKLRRFLNALVLASVKGQGRGYRGFRFVLYGAMFVIFFTPLVVATGLSSFEYKNLLEKEEQEQLLWHTQGAQKTIEAFVHELQSVVKFVSRDYSYEKLLEKDNVSRLFAHLKNQYPGFVDLGVIAPNGIQERYAGPFQLKGYDYNDQDWYVKVLSRRLFISEVFMGYRKLPHFVIAVSNKMPDKEEYWVLRLSIDYETLQNYVSTISTKASQDIFLVNSLGVLQTRSSIFGVILEKSLFFTMPRKGEINIRAAEHKGTKYLKSYVHIKNSPWILVIVKEAYTYGEKWSAFRLRQRMIVLGCTLLALVVIVPLVNTITNRLREADEKRNLAMTEAEHTDKLASIGRLAAGVGHEINNPLAIIDQKSGLMTDLLAFSEEFKHKEKLIQSINGIQKAVERCKVITHRLLGFARRMDVVFEQIDINDLLREVLGFLEREAIYNRIHFELVFADDLPMVFSDRGQLQQIFLNITNNAIDAIGMDGEVVIATSLSDEGLVDVCIKDTGPGMSSELMKRIFDPFFTTKEAGMGTGLGLSITYGLVKKLGGNISVDSEVGRGSTFNVSLPVNDTRQRGAF; encoded by the coding sequence ATGAGCGTCTTTGTTCACAAATTAAGGCGATTCTTAAACGCACTGGTGCTGGCGTCTGTTAAAGGTCAAGGTAGAGGATATAGGGGCTTTCGCTTCGTGCTCTATGGGGCAATGTTTGTTATTTTTTTTACTCCACTTGTCGTTGCAACCGGTCTGAGTTCTTTTGAATACAAGAACCTTTTGGAAAAAGAGGAGCAGGAACAACTTCTCTGGCACACCCAGGGCGCTCAAAAAACAATTGAGGCATTTGTTCACGAACTGCAATCCGTGGTAAAGTTTGTTTCCAGGGATTACAGCTACGAAAAGCTCCTTGAAAAAGACAATGTCAGTCGGCTTTTTGCTCACCTGAAAAATCAATACCCTGGATTTGTCGATCTTGGCGTAATTGCCCCCAACGGAATACAAGAAAGATACGCAGGGCCTTTCCAATTGAAAGGATATGACTACAATGATCAGGATTGGTACGTAAAGGTTCTTTCTCGGCGGCTTTTTATCAGTGAAGTTTTTATGGGTTACAGAAAGCTGCCCCATTTTGTTATCGCAGTGAGTAACAAAATGCCTGATAAGGAGGAATATTGGGTGTTACGCCTTAGTATTGACTATGAAACCCTGCAAAATTATGTTTCAACTATCAGCACCAAGGCTTCACAAGACATTTTTCTGGTCAACAGCCTGGGAGTGCTGCAAACCAGGTCAAGCATATTCGGCGTGATACTTGAAAAAAGTCTATTTTTTACCATGCCTCGAAAGGGTGAAATCAACATTCGTGCCGCAGAACATAAGGGCACCAAGTACTTAAAGTCGTATGTTCATATTAAAAATAGTCCATGGATACTGGTTATAGTCAAAGAAGCGTATACCTATGGTGAAAAATGGTCTGCGTTCCGCCTGCGACAGCGCATGATTGTCTTGGGTTGTACGCTGCTGGCACTGGTGGTTATTGTGCCGCTGGTTAACACGATTACCAATCGGCTGCGTGAGGCAGATGAAAAGCGAAACCTGGCTATGACTGAGGCGGAGCATACAGACAAGCTGGCATCCATAGGCAGACTTGCTGCAGGTGTGGGTCACGAAATTAATAATCCCCTGGCGATTATTGATCAAAAATCAGGTTTGATGACGGATCTTCTGGCTTTTTCAGAAGAGTTTAAACATAAAGAAAAACTGATCCAATCCATTAACGGAATCCAGAAGGCAGTTGAGCGCTGCAAGGTGATTACTCACCGACTTTTAGGGTTTGCCAGGAGAATGGATGTGGTTTTTGAACAGATAGATATCAACGATCTGCTCCGGGAGGTACTGGGATTTCTCGAAAGGGAGGCCATTTATAATCGTATTCACTTTGAACTGGTTTTTGCCGACGACCTACCCATGGTGTTCAGTGATCGTGGGCAGCTTCAGCAGATATTTCTAAATATTACGAATAATGCAATTGATGCTATAGGCATGGACGGTGAGGTGGTGATTGCCACCTCACTGAGCGATGAAGGCCTTGTTGATGTGTGTATAAAAGATACTGGGCCCGGCATGTCTTCTGAGCTGATGAAACGGATATTTGATCCTTTCTTTACCACCAAAGAGGCGGGTATGGGTACCGGACTGGGGCTTTCTATAACCTATGGTCTAGTCAAAAAACTTGGTGGAAATATTTCAGTTGATTCGGAAGTTGGTCGGGGGTCAACGTTTAATGTAAGCTTGCCAGTAAATGATACTCGCCAAAGGGGGGCGTTTTAG
- a CDS encoding pH regulation protein F → MEKFIICVGMALIFLMLVTLVRVILGPSTIDRLVGVNLIGTKSTILIIIMGTLLGRVDMYVDIALAYALLNFITSLASARYFQRSRVVPADEPEDQEGVSC, encoded by the coding sequence ATGGAAAAATTTATTATTTGTGTAGGCATGGCCCTGATTTTCTTAATGTTGGTCACCTTGGTTCGGGTCATTTTGGGGCCCTCAACGATTGATCGGCTTGTTGGGGTTAATTTGATCGGTACAAAGTCTACTATTCTCATCATCATAATGGGGACGCTGCTTGGTCGTGTTGATATGTATGTGGATATTGCCCTGGCCTACGCCTTATTAAATTTTATTACATCGTTAGCCTCGGCTCGTTATTTTCAGAGAAGCCGTGTTGTGCCTGCTGATGAGCCCGAAGATCAGGAAGGAGTGTCATGTTAG
- a CDS encoding response regulator — translation MKVLIVDDEVDFASALAERLELRGYLPGTVNCGKDALAVIEAKSFPDVILLDLKMLDMSGFEVLVKVKEKDPSIEVIMLTGHGSASSGSDSIEKGAFDFIMKPVDLAELEEKIKQAYQKRVLALK, via the coding sequence ATAAAGGTACTCATAGTTGACGATGAAGTCGATTTTGCTTCTGCGCTGGCGGAAAGGCTGGAGCTGCGGGGGTATTTGCCTGGAACCGTTAATTGTGGCAAGGATGCGTTGGCGGTAATTGAGGCTAAATCCTTTCCAGATGTAATTCTTTTGGATCTGAAGATGCTGGATATGAGTGGCTTTGAAGTCCTGGTTAAGGTGAAAGAAAAAGATCCATCCATCGAGGTTATTATGCTGACGGGCCATGGATCGGCCTCCAGCGGTTCTGACAGTATAGAAAAGGGCGCCTTTGATTTTATCATGAAGCCGGTAGACCTTGCGGAGTTAGAGGAAAAAATAAAGCAGGCCTATCAAAAAAGAGTATTGGCTCTTAAATAG
- a CDS encoding sodium:proton antiporter: protein MKVVSLVLTLALGALLLLATEDLPNWGDSDSPASLHLSNYYIENSMEQTSVPNLVTSVLADYRSYDTMFETTVIFCAGITVLTILRRSHRKKKKEVKPRPKGQDHDLILISAARMIAPMMQLFALYVVAHGHHSPGGGFQGGVIFGASFILLALAYDLETVLARLKERSVLIMSGIGVAIYVGIGTICLVLGGNFLDYGAWSKVLGVSVVEAHSHGMLGVEIGVAITVMFIMFSLYADLSSGGEMDEGL from the coding sequence TTGAAAGTAGTTAGCCTTGTTCTCACACTTGCCCTGGGCGCTTTGCTGCTTCTGGCAACAGAAGATCTGCCTAACTGGGGAGATTCTGATTCACCTGCCAGCTTGCATCTGTCCAATTACTATATCGAAAATTCCATGGAACAGACCTCTGTTCCGAATCTTGTTACGTCAGTGCTGGCCGACTATCGCAGCTATGATACCATGTTTGAGACAACGGTTATTTTCTGTGCCGGGATTACCGTCTTGACAATTTTGAGACGCAGCCATCGTAAAAAGAAAAAAGAGGTTAAACCCAGACCGAAAGGTCAAGACCATGATTTGATTTTGATCTCAGCAGCACGGATGATTGCCCCGATGATGCAGCTGTTTGCTCTGTATGTAGTTGCCCATGGCCATCACAGTCCAGGGGGTGGGTTCCAGGGTGGGGTTATCTTTGGCGCCAGTTTTATTCTGCTCGCTTTAGCGTATGATTTAGAAACGGTTTTGGCTCGCCTCAAAGAGCGGTCGGTTTTAATCATGAGTGGTATAGGTGTGGCGATTTACGTCGGTATCGGCACAATATGCCTGGTTCTGGGCGGTAATTTTCTTGATTATGGCGCCTGGAGTAAAGTTCTAGGTGTGTCGGTGGTGGAAGCCCATTCCCATGGCATGCTTGGCGTTGAAATTGGCGTTGCGATAACGGTTATGTTCATCATGTTTTCTCTTTACGCTGACCTCTCTTCCGGCGGCGAGATGGATGAGGGTCTGTAA
- a CDS encoding Na+/H+ antiporter subunit E, giving the protein MSHFLMFLLMMLLWVLMSGKFDVFHLTLGVISSVIVSLISTDLLFLEKGKSVGARLVEAWRFALYACWLVWQIILANFHVTYLALSPKPIRETLSPRIFNFKTTLQTDFARFVLANSITLTPGTVTIRIHGDIFYIHAITEKAAGDLAGESISDMERRVAWVFENSEKQKN; this is encoded by the coding sequence ATGTCTCATTTTTTGATGTTTTTATTGATGATGCTTCTCTGGGTTCTCATGTCAGGGAAGTTTGATGTGTTTCATCTGACGCTGGGCGTAATCTCATCGGTCATTGTATCCTTGATTTCAACCGACCTTCTCTTTCTGGAGAAGGGGAAATCTGTGGGGGCACGATTGGTTGAAGCCTGGCGGTTTGCTCTGTACGCCTGTTGGCTGGTCTGGCAGATCATTCTTGCTAATTTCCACGTCACCTATCTGGCACTGTCTCCAAAACCGATCAGAGAGACCCTTTCGCCGCGCATTTTTAATTTTAAGACAACGCTACAGACTGATTTTGCCCGATTTGTTCTGGCAAACTCCATAACCCTGACTCCGGGAACCGTTACAATTCGTATTCATGGGGATATTTTTTATATTCACGCGATCACTGAAAAGGCGGCTGGTGATCTGGCTGGTGAATCGATCAGTGACATGGAGCGTCGCGTGGCATGGGTTTTTGAAAACAGCGAGAAACAGAAAAACTAA
- a CDS encoding DUF4040 domain-containing protein, which yields MSWDSSLLWQFDFLILLMVIICAVAALTFKDLITCAVVFGAYSFFMCLLWTEMLAVDVAFTEAAVGAGVSTVLFLGTALHIRRRAKD from the coding sequence ATGAGCTGGGATTCGAGTCTGTTATGGCAGTTTGATTTTCTTATCCTGCTAATGGTAATTATCTGTGCCGTTGCCGCCCTCACCTTTAAAGATCTGATTACCTGTGCGGTGGTCTTTGGTGCCTACTCGTTCTTTATGTGTCTGCTGTGGACGGAGATGCTGGCAGTTGATGTGGCTTTTACCGAGGCTGCGGTAGGCGCAGGGGTAAGTACGGTTCTCTTTCTCGGTACCGCGCTTCACATAAGAAGGAGGGCTAAAGATTGA
- a CDS encoding cation:proton antiporter subunit C, which yields MDELITAIIGKYNYWAFLILLLIGLHAMISKNNLVKKVIGMSIFQSAIILFYVSIGYKKGASIPILSHGHGPEPIHQTAAQIVAGIANPLPHVLMLTAIVVGVSTLGVALAIIQKINRVYDTIEEDEILEKIKEC from the coding sequence ATGGATGAGTTGATCACCGCCATAATCGGCAAGTACAATTACTGGGCCTTTTTGATTTTGCTGCTTATTGGCCTGCATGCCATGATCAGTAAGAACAATCTCGTCAAAAAAGTGATTGGCATGTCCATTTTTCAGTCTGCGATTATTTTGTTTTATGTCTCTATTGGCTATAAAAAAGGCGCTTCAATTCCGATCTTGTCCCATGGTCACGGTCCGGAACCAATCCATCAAACCGCCGCTCAGATAGTTGCCGGCATTGCCAACCCGCTTCCCCATGTACTGATGCTCACGGCCATCGTTGTCGGCGTGAGTACGTTGGGGGTTGCTCTGGCAATTATTCAAAAGATCAATCGGGTTTATGATACCATCGAAGAAGACGAGATTTTGGAGAAGATTAAGGAATGTTAA
- a CDS encoding monovalent cation/H(+) antiporter subunit G: MLDSIVVILLSLGVVFFMGTVNGLLRFPDFYTRMHAAGKGDTLSSILILLGLALFTFHHPSVAAYLTGFKIIFIAVLVFIASPTATHALMDAGYEAGIEPWAGESDDNGEECR; encoded by the coding sequence ATGTTAGATAGCATCGTTGTGATTTTACTCAGTCTGGGTGTCGTGTTTTTTATGGGAACGGTTAATGGTTTGTTGCGCTTTCCTGATTTTTACACCAGGATGCATGCCGCTGGCAAAGGTGACACGCTCTCCTCAATCCTCATCCTGTTGGGCTTGGCACTCTTTACCTTTCATCACCCATCTGTTGCGGCATATCTGACTGGATTTAAGATTATATTTATTGCTGTTCTCGTTTTTATTGCCAGTCCGACGGCAACCCACGCTCTGATGGATGCCGGCTATGAGGCAGGAATTGAACCTTGGGCCGGTGAGTCTGATGATAACGGAGAGGAGTGCCGATGA